The Hevea brasiliensis isolate MT/VB/25A 57/8 chromosome 9, ASM3005281v1, whole genome shotgun sequence nucleotide sequence CATTACCATTAAATCTGCTTTTGTCTCTTGATCCCTCTCAGCAGGTTCTTTCTTTACAATCTTAACATTGGAGGCATCAAGGGCTGAAGTTGGATCAGGTAGAGATGAATCAAAGTCTGTCTTCCAAGTAATCTGAGGTTTTAATTGCACTACGAATTGCTCATTCAAGGCTTTTAATTCTTCTTGCCTTTCCAATAACAATGCTTCCAATTTCATGTTCTCATGTCTGAGCTGTGACAAATCCTGGCTCAATCCTTTCACATGAGACTGCAGCCGCTTTGATTCTATTTCCATGCTTAACATTCGCCAATGAAAAGCTTCTAATTTCTCATCTTTGAGTCTCATCTGTTCCACAAAAGCATCTATTTCTAGATGATGCCTCTTCTCAATTGTGGTTGTGTACTTTTCCGCTTCTGAGTGAACCCAACCTTCCAATCGCTTGATGTCAGTTGTAATTGCTTCAAAAGAAAGAACAGTAAAGGAATGAAAACACAGAAAAAAGGAGATCCAGCAAAGACAAGATCAAATCTTAAGCATGAGGATTGGATTTCATGAAGGAATATTATATCAATTATTGATATCAAAATTTGCCATATCCAATACTAAAAAAGCAGGATATGTTCATTTATATGTATAGAGAAATGTGGATAATTTTTTTTCCATACCTAGTTCATCATTTATTTCTGGTGAGTAGCTGTCAGAAAGTGGAGTAAAAACTACTGCATCCTTTCTGGACTCAGGGTTCTCATACTCAAGAACATAGCCAGCAGGCTGTGATCTCCTTTTCCCAATTTGTGAGGTCCCTCTTGCAAGCGAAGGATCATCTGATCTTGAATTAGCTTGGCGAGCAAACATACTTCTCAATGAGTGTCGCTCATGTTTAGACTCAGATACTCCTCTCCACCTTTCTGTTTCTAGTTCAGCTTGCTTCCTTTTAGCCTTTGATAGTTTAACCTCCTTTAGGAGCATTTGCTTCTCAGCTGTATCCACTTTGGATTTCCTGAGCATTGCAGACAAGATCTTATCTTTCTGCTCCAAATCTTTGCGCATCTTTACAACTTCCATAGAAAGTTTTTGGGTCAACAGGTCTGACTCCTCTTTCTGCTCCAAGACCAAATCAATCTCTTGCCTTTTAGCTTCAATTTGCCTAAGTGCTCTACCCAGCTCTGCTTCGAGCTGTCTCTGATTAGACACCAGCTCCAGAAAAGCAGTCTTATGCTTCCAAAGATCAGTAGAGTATTCTTGAGCTTCTCGCTTTGCAGTTTCTCTCAACTCTTCTGAAACATTTTCAGCCTTTGTCAACTTTTCTTCTAATTCCTTCCTCTTATGTTCCTCTTCCTCTAATGCCTTATCCTTAGCCTGCACCAAAAGCTCCATTTCCTTCAGTTTATCATTTATTTCAGAAATAGcttcttctttccttttttgAAGAACCCTTAATTCGTTCATAAGAGCTCCAGCATGCTGACTGAGCTTCTTCCTTTCAATCAACCATCTCTGCTCTTGTGATGCAAAGATGCCAACAACTTTCTCATTTGCTTTTGCATCCTCACGCCTCATTTGCTTAAGTTCTTTGATCTCTTTCTCTGCAGTCTCAAGCTCATGGAGAAGCTTATACTGTTCACTACTTGCTCTTTCTCTCTGGATTCTCCAAACAAGCAATCCCAAGAGTTGGGCACTTCCTTGAAGCATTTTATCACATAATTCAAaccatctttcttcttccttgccaggTCTTGCTAAAACTTTGAGAGCAAAAAAAGCACAAGAAACTCCAAAATACATTGGATAAAAGCTATTACCCTTGTCTTCTGAGACAATTAAATATGAACCAGAAACTCCCTTTTCATCCATTACTGAGGAACTCCCTTCTTTTCCTACAGAAAAATATGTGTTTAAGGTATTGAAAGTCAGAGcttaaataaaagaataaaaaaaaaagaaaaaaaataacatCAAGATTCCAGTTGTTctgtttccaaaaaaaaaaaaaaaaaaacccttaatTAGATGTATTTGCTGAAAAACTGTAGTCATCTGAAAGACATACATACCAAGTGGTATGGCACAAATAATTGAGGCAAAAAGTTATCACAATAATTGAGAAGCAATAATGGAGCGTACAATTAAAAGCGAACAATAAGACAGAAAGAAAATCAagaataaatgatttctttaacttACAGAAGGTCAGAAACAAAGGCACAACAGCTTCTTCAACTCAAAATCAGAGGCCACACAAACTTCAAGGGAAAAAAAATGGAAATTATAGCCTTTAAGACAGCAGTAGCAGTGTTGTGTTTCAATTGAGACCTCAAGAACCACCACTTCACCCAACTGCAGGAAAACCTGTACTGCATTTATGATTTGGAAGTTATCCATCAAAAATTTGGCCAGAGAATGCCAAAAGCA carries:
- the LOC110648166 gene encoding uncharacterized protein LOC110648166 isoform X2, with translation MDEKGVSGSYLIVSEDKGNSFYPMYFGVSCAFFALKVLARPGKEEERWFELCDKMLQGSAQLLGLLVWRIQRERASSEQYKLLHELETAEKEIKELKQMRREDAKANEKVVGIFASQEQRWLIERKKLSQHAGALMNELRVLQKRKEEAISEINDKLKEMELLVQAKDKALEEEEHKRKELEEKLTKAENVSEELRETAKREAQEYSTDLWKHKTAFLELVSNQRQLEAELGRALRQIEAKRQEIDLVLEQKEESDLLTQKLSMEVVKMRKDLEQKDKILSAMLRKSKVDTAEKQMLLKEVKLSKAKRKQAELETERWRGVSESKHERHSLRSMFARQANSRSDDPSLARGTSQIGKRRSQPAGYVLEYENPESRKDAVVFTPLSDSYSPEINDELAITTDIKRLEGWVHSEAEKYTTTIEKRHHLEIDAFVEQMRLKDEKLEAFHWRMLSMEIESKRLQSHVKGLSQDLSQLRHENMKLEALLLERQEELKALNEQFVVQLKPQITWKTDFDSSLPDPTSALDASNVKIVKKEPAERDQETKADLMVMSQEKDAEKEGEAAPTNLSKNVIFIVQSPEKEFEEEKDLSNEAPVKDKSVSPVEVDTVQQSPLPSQPLIKINNSPWRMDLQALGVSYKIKRLKQQLVMLERLTGKQQIGEHAENNDSMQNEIKGFQLVMSLLNKQISRYQSLQGKTDELCKRMEVQRGLEVRIARIIGDLEGTLACEGMIRMRS
- the LOC110648166 gene encoding uncharacterized protein LOC110648166 isoform X1, giving the protein MDEKGVSGSYLIVSEDKGNSFYPMYFGVSCAFFALKVLARPGKEEERWFELCDKMLQGSAQLLGLLVWRIQRERASSEQYKLLHELETAEKEIKELKQMRREDAKANEKVVGIFASQEQRWLIERKKLSQHAGALMNELRVLQKRKEEAISEINDKLKEMELLVQAKDKALEEEEHKRKELEEKLTKAENVSEELRETAKREAQEYSTDLWKHKTAFLELVSNQRQLEAELGRALRQIEAKRQEIDLVLEQKEESDLLTQKLSMEVVKMRKDLEQKDKILSAMLRKSKVDTAEKQMLLKEVKLSKAKRKQAELETERWRGVSESKHERHSLRSMFARQANSRSDDPSLARGTSQIGKRRSQPAGYVLEYENPESRKDAVVFTPLSDSYSPEINDELAITTDIKRLEGWVHSEAEKYTTTIEKRHHLEIDAFVEQMRLKDEKLEAFHWRMLSMEIESKRLQSHVKGLSQDLSQLRHENMKLEALLLERQEELKALNEQFVVQLKPQITWKTDFDSSLPDPTSALDASNVKIVKKEPAERDQETKADLMVMSQEKDAEKEGEAAPTNLSKNVIFIVQSPEKEFEEEKDLSNEAPVKDKSVSPVEVDTVQQSPLPSQPLIKINNSPWRMDLQALGVSYKIKRLKQQLVMLERLTGKQQIGEHAENNDSMQNEIKGFQLVMSLLNKQISRYQSLQGKTDELCKRMHDNDVDKSGDSSSLRTKGKTKTLEHFLEETFQLQRYMVATGQKLIEVQSKIASGFAGVPEELDKSVSFDMKCFTDNVRTLFQEVQRGLEVRIARIIGDLEGTLACEGMIRMRS